DNA from Mycolicibacterium alvei:
ACCGGTGGCGGACCGGTGAGATCGGCATGATGGGCGATGCGGTAACCGACGTCGAAACCGAACGCCTTCAACGTCGCCGCCACGACCTCGGCAGTCCCCGGCGGGCCGATGATCGGCAGTGGTGGAGCGTCCGGAGTGAACGTGCTGACCCAGCGGGTGATGATCACATCGCCCAGGTCGGCGATGTGGTCGCTGTGCAGGTGGGTCAGGAGCAGCGCGCTGAGCTGGTTGGCGCCCAATCCGATTGCCGCCAGACGCTGTAGGACGCCGCGTCCGCAATCGATCAGGAAAATCTGATCGCCCGCGCGCGCCAAGGTGGACGGTCCGGCGCGCTCCGGATCAGGAATCGGGCTACCGGTGCCGAGCAGCGTGACCTCGATCATGGCCCCATTCCTACCCTGTTACGTCTCGATCGGGCGTGGGTTCTTTCTTACTGGCGGTAGGCGACCTAGCCTGGTGTGAGGTGGATCACGATCGGAGGCTGTCGATGCGAATCGCGGACGTGCTGAAAACCAAGGGCACGGCGGTGGTGACGATTTCACCGGAGACCACGGTAACGGAGTTGTTGGCCGGGCTGACCGAGCTGAACATCGGTGCCATGGTGGTTATCGGGCCGGGTGGTCTGGCCGGCATCGTCTCGGAGCGAGATGTGGTGCGCAAGCTGCATGAGCGGGGCAGCAGCCTGTTGTCGCAGCCGGTGTCGGAGATCATGACCACGGTGGTGGCGACCTGCACTCCGCGCGACACCGTCGATCACCTCAGTGCGCTGATGACCGAGAACCGGGTGCGCCACATCCCGGTGCTCGACGGTGGCCGGCTGGCCGGCATCGTCAGCATCGGCGACGTCGTCAAGACCCGGATGGAAGAACTCGAGGCCGAGCAGGAACAGCTGCAGGCCTACATCACCCAGAGCCGTTGATACACCGGCATTCGTAGTTGTGCGATGGTGGTCGGGTGGCCGCCGTCGATGTCCGTCCGCCGTGCAAAAGTGACGTGAAGCCGCTCGCCGCGGTCCTGGGCCGGGCCTTCTACGACGACCCGGTGATGTCGTGGATGTTGCCGGACGACCCGCATCGGCGACGGGCGCTGGCCCGGATGTTCGCCACCATGACCCGTCGTCATTTCCTGGCCGGAGGCGGCAGTGAGGTGGCGGTGCGGGCAGGCGTCATCGGCGCGGCGGCACTGTGGGATCCACCGGGGTGCTGGCGGCACACCCCCTTGCAGGAGCTGCTGATGATGCCCGGCTTCGCCCGGGCCTTCGGGCGCCGGGCGGGCCGGGGCCAGCAGGTCGCCGGGTTGATGAAGAAGCATCATCCCGAGGAGCCGCATTGGTACCTCGCGGTGATCGGGAGCGACCCCACGGTTCGCGGCGGCGGTTTCGGGCACGTCCTGATGCGATCGCGTCTTGATCGCGTCGACGCCGAACATGCACCGGCCTACCTGGAGTCGAGCAACCCCGACAACGTCCCGTATTACCTGCGTTTCGGGTTCGAGGTCACCGGGGAGATCGCCCTTCCCGACGGCGGTCCGGTCATGACCGCGATGTGGCGCCGCCCGCGCTGACGCCGGTCAGCTCCAGGAGTACTGAGCGCGCAGCCGGACCGCGACCGCTTCGAACCGGCTGCGGTCCAGGATCGCGCCTTCGCGGCGAATGCCTTCCTCTGGCACGTCCAGCACCCGGTCCAACCGGACCCAGCTCGGCCTGCCGTCGTAGTCCCACGTACCGGTCCCGATGCCGATCCAGTCCGGTTCGTCTCGGTGGTAGTCCTGGCTGGACAGCATGAGCCCCAGCAGGGTGCGTTGATCGCGACCCACCACCAGGACGGGGCGGTCCTTGCCCTGGGTTGGATCGTCCTCGTAGACCACCCAGGTCCAGACGATCTCGCCGGGATCGGCCCGCCCGTCCAGATCGGGGGCGTACACCACTTTGCGGGCGCGGTGTGCGGTGGGAACACTGTTCTTCGATACCGGACGACCGGCGGTGATCGCCTGCGGTGGCGGGGCGGTCGCACCCGCGAGCACCCCCAGGCCCAGCCTTATGCCCTGCTGAAGGCCTTGCTGGATACCCTGCTGCACTGTCCGCGGCACGTTGTCGGTGGTCTGAAGCTGGCGGACGAACTTCGGGGCCTCGTTGAACACCAGGTGCCCGGCGCCGTCCCTGACGTCCTTGAGAACCTGTTGGAACGCCTTCCACTGCGACGCCATGGTGTCGAGCATATGCGAGCGGACCCCCGGCGATTGTGTCGCAAGGGTGCTTGCTCGATACCCTGGAGACGCACAACACGTGCTGGACACCCACGCTCACCAGGAGATTCCCATCAGCAGCTTCGCCGACAAGACGTTCACTGCGCCGGCGCAGATCAGGAACTTCTGCATCATCGCCCACATCGACCACGGCAAATCGACGCTGGCGGACCGGATGCTGCAGCTCACCGGCGTCGTCGATGACCGGTCGATGCGTGCGCAGTACCTGGACCGGATGGACATCGAGCGGGAGCGCGGCATCACAATCAAGGCGCAGAACGTGCGGCTGCCTTGGAAAGTCGGCGATGAAGAGTTCGTTCTGCACCTGATCGACACCCCCGGCCACGTCGACTTCACCTACGAGGTGTCCCGCGCCTTGGAGGCGTGTGAGGGTGCGGTGCTGCTGGTCGACGCCGCCCAGGGCATCGAGGCGCAGACGCTGGCGAACCTGTACCTGGCACTCGACCGGGATCTCACGGTCATCCCGGTGCTCAACAAGATCGACCTGCCGGCCGCAGACCCGGAGCGTTATGCCGGCGAGCTTGCCCACATCATCGGTTGTGAGCCGTCGGATGTGCTGCGGGTGTCCGGTAAGACCGGTGTCGGCGTGGCCGAGTTGCTCGACGAGGTGGTCCGGCAGGTGCCGGCGCCGACCGGCGATGCCGACGCTCCCGCGCGGGCGATGATCTTCGACTCGGTCTACGACATCTACCGCGGCGTGGTCACCTACGTGCGCGTCGTCGACGGCAAGATCACCCCGCGCGAGAAGATCGCGATGATGTCCACCGGCGCCACCCACGAACTGCTCGAGGTCGGCATCGTCTCGCCCGACCCGAAGCCCAGCGACGGTCTCGGAGTTGGCGAAGTGGGCTATCTCATCACGGGTGTGAAGGACGTCCGGCAGTCCAAGGTCGGCGACACCGTGACGACGGCGCGCAAGGGTGCCACCGAGGCCCTGACCGGCTACCGGGAGCCCCGGCCGATGGTCTATTCCGGGCTCTACCCGGTGGACGGCTCCGACTATCCGGTGCTGCGCGAGGCGCTGGACAAGCTGCAGCTCAACGACGCCGCGCTGACCTACGAGCCGGAAACCTCGGTGGCGCTGGGCTTCGGGTTCCGCTGCGGCTTCCTCGGGTTGCTGCACATGGAGATCACCCGCGAGCGCCTGGAGCGCGAGTTCAACCTCGACCTGATCTCCACCGCGCCCAACGTGGTCTATCGCGTTATCAGAGACGACGGCTCAGAAAGCGTCGTGACCAACCCGTCGGACTGGCCCGAGGGCAAGGTTCGGGAGGTCCACGAGCCGGTGGTCAAGACCACGGTGATCGCTCCCAGCGAGTTCATCGGCACGATCATGGAGCTGTGCCAGTCGCGACGCGGCGAACTCGGCGGCATGGACTACCTGTCGCCCGAGCGCGTCGAGTTGCGCTACACCATGCCGCTGGGCGAGATCATCTTCGACTTCTTCGATTCGCTGAAGTCCCGGACCCGCGGCTACGCCAGCCTCGACTACGAGGAGGCCGGTGAGCAGCAGGCCGATCTGGTCAAGGTCGACATCCTGCTGCAGGGCGAGGCAGTCGACGCCTTCAGCGCCATCGTGCACAAGGATTCGGCCGCGGCCTACGGCAACAAGATGACCACCAAGCTCAAGGAGCTCATCCCTCGTCAGCAGTTCGAGGTTCCGGTCCAGGCCGCGATCGGTGCGAAAATCATTGCCCGCGAGAACATCCGGGCGATCCGTAAAGACGTGCTGTCCAAGTGCTACGGCGGTGACATCACCCGTAAGCGCAAGCTGCTGGAGAAGCAGAAAGAGGGCAAGAAGCGCATGAAGACCATCGGTCGCGTGGAGGTTCCCCAGGAGGCGTTCGTGGCGGCCCTGTCCACCGACGCCGCCTCGGACAAGCCCAAGAAGTAGCCCGAGAGGTAGCCGGGCCCGGCATGGGGTGGCGCAGGTGAGCGAGAAGGACCGCCGCCGGTGGGACGCGGCCTATACCGACGGGGAGTCGGAGTCGGATGCGGTGCCGGCCCTGCCGCAGGTGTTCGGTGATCAGGCCGGCCGGTTTCCCGTGACCGGATCGGCCCTCGACATCGCGTGCGGCACAGGCAAAGGTTCGGTGTGGCTGGCTCGGCGCGGGCTGGCCGTCTGGGGCCTCGATGTGTCCGCCGTGGCGATCGACGAGGCGAGACAGGCCGCCGCACGCCACGGGGTGGCAGAGCGCTGCCGTTTCGATGTCGCCGATCTGGACGAGGGTTTGCCGGCCGGACCGCCGGTCGACGTGGTGCTGTGCCATCGCTTCCGTGACCCGGGGCTCTATCCGTCCCTGGCCGCCCGACTACGACCGGGCGGTCTGCTGGCCATCTGCGTGCTCAGTGAGGTCGGCGCGGAGCCGGGCCGATTCCGGGCCGGTCCGGGTGAACTCGCGGCGGCCTTTGCCGGTCTGGAGACCCTCGGCGCGGCCGAGGGTGACGGCCAGGCCTGGCTGGTGGCCCGGGCAGCCGCTACTGCGCGTTGACGGGTACCGCCGGGTCCGATAGCCGGGGCCGGCGGCTACATCGGTGCGTTGGCGGGCTGGAAGACCCCGGAACTGTCGGACTCCTCCTCGGCGCGGATGACGTGCACCACGGCGTTGATCAGGGCGAGGTGGGTGAACGCCTGCGGGAAGTTGCCCAGGTGGCGGCCGGTGCGCGGCTCGATCTCCTCGGCGTACAGGTGCAGCGGACTGGCGAACGAGAGCAGCCGCTCCAGCAGATGCTTGGCCCGGCTCACCTCACCGATCTCGACGAGCGCCGACACCAGCCAGAACGAGCAGATGGTGAAGGTGCCCTCTTCACCGGACAGGCCGTCGTCGGTCTCGTGGACCCGGTACCGCAGCACCAGGCCGTCCTCGGTGAGTTCGTCGGCGATCGCCAGCACGGTGGCCCGCACCCGCGGGTCGTCCGACGGCAGGAACCGGGTCAGCACTGCCAGCAGCAGTGAGGCGTCCAGTGCGTCGTCGCCGTAGCGCTGGGTCAGCACCCCGCGGGAATCGACCCCGCGGGCCAGGACATCGGCCTTGATCTCCTCGGCCATCGCGCGCCACTGCTGTGCGTAGCTCTTCTCGCCCTGCAGTTCGGCGAGCTTGGAACCGCGGTCCAGGGCCACCCAGCACATGATCTTGCTGGAGGTGAAGTGTTGCGGCTCGCCGCGCACCTCCCAGATCCCGCGGTCGGGTTCCTTCCAGTGCTTGAGGGCTTCCTCGACCTGATTCTTCAGCACCGGCCACAGTGCCTCGGGAATCTGCTCGCGGGATTTGGCATGCAGGTACACCGAATCGAGCATGGTGCCCCAGATGTCGTGCTGCATCTGGTTGTAGGCGCCGTTGCCGATCCGCACCGGCCGCGCACCGTCGTAGCCCGACAGGTGGTGCAGCTCCTCCTCGACGAGGCTGCGCTCGCCGCCGACCCCGTACATCACCTGTAGCGGATGGCGCTCGCCGTTGTTGGCGCCGGACACGTCGGCGATGAACGCGAAGAAATCGTCGGCTTCCCGGTCCAGGCCCAGGGTGTACAAGCCCCAGAGGGCGAACGTGGAATCCCGGATCCACGAGTAGCGGTAGTCCCAGTTACGTTCGCCCTGAGGGGTTTCCGGCAGGGACGTGGTGGGGGCGGCCAGCAGGGCGCCGGTGGGCGAGTAGGTCAGGCCCTTGAGAGTCAACGCGCTGCGCTGCAGGTACGACCGCCACGGGTGGTCGGGGAAGTCGCCGATGTTGATCCACTGCCGCCACGACTCACTGGTGGTCCACATCTTGTCCGAGGCCTCTTCGAAGGTCTGCGGGGCGGGATGCCTGGACCAACTCAGTGCGACGAACACGTTGTCGCCCTCGGTGAGCCGGGTGCGGGCGCGGGCCTCGCGGCCCTCGATGCCGATCCGCAGGTTGGTGGTGAGCCGCATCGTGGGGTGCGAGTCCGGGTTGACACTGGCGCGCGCGATGGCCTCGCCGTAGGCCGGGCCGGAGTACTCCCACGACGCGCTGACGCGGTGGTAGTCGAAGGCCGGCTCGCAGTTCATCACCAATTCGACGGTGCCGCTGACACACCGGACGGTGCGCAGCAGGATGTGTTCGGCGTCCCAATCCATCGGGGTGCGCCGGTGCGTGCGGGAGCGGGTCTCGATGTCGTGCCACGGGCCCATGACCAGCGCGTCGCGCACGATCAGCCAGCCGGTGTGGGTCTGCCAGGTGGTCTCCAGGATCAGGCTGCCCGGCAGGTACCGGCGCGCCGACGGCACCGTCACCCCGTAGGGGCCGAGCCGGAAATGCCCCGCATTGCGGTCCAGGATCGCGCCGAACACGCTGGGGGAGTCGGGCCGGGGGACACACAGCCACTCGACCGATCCGGCCGAGGAGATCAGACAGGTGTTCTCGCAGTCGGACAGGAAGCCGTAGTCGGCGATCGGCGGGAACGGGTTTCGCAGCGCACCGGCCGACGAGTAGGGCACCGGGGCGGTGACGGTCAGCGGCCCCGGGACGGACGTGGGTGTCCCGGGAGTCGATTCAGCTGCTGCGACGACATCCGTGGGCTCGGTCTGCTGCAGAACCATTCGCACATCATCATCTGCGGATACAGGTGCCGTCTACCCAGGGGACGTGTGTCGGACGTTACGGGTGCGACGGGACGAACACCGGGCGCCGTCGGCGATCGCCTAGGCTTGCCTCATGGCGGCAATCCTGAACTGGTGGGACGGCGTCGAACTGTGGCTGACCGGGCTGCCGTTCGTCGTGCAGACCGCGGTGGTGATGCCGGTGGTCCTGGCGTTGGCCTTTGGCAGCGCAGTGGTGCTCGACGGCGCACTGGGCTCGGGAATCACGGGGTTGCGCCGGTTGCGCCACGCCCCGGCGGACGAATTGGAATCCGAATGAACGGTATGCCGCGCTCACGTGTCACGTTGATCTTTATCTTGCTGATCGTCCTGGTCATCGTGATGTGGTGGTTCACCCGCTGACTCGGGACCCCGATTGCTCAACGAGCGCGACGTCGGAATTCTGTTATTCTTCCCGCCATGTATGCAGCGTCCGGCAACCTCGAGAGTCATGTCCTGGCTCTCATTGCCGTGGGTTCACGCGCTGTTGCTGACGTCGCCTGTTGTCGCTGACTCCCACCCGTCCGCGGTGTGGTGTCGGTGGCGGTTCTGTGCCCGGATGTCCTTCTCCGGCTTCCTTCGCCTTCTTTCACCTTTCCGCATGACCGACCTCGTAATGTCCTCAGTCTGCAAGAAAGGTCATCAGTGCCCGCAAACAAGCCCCACTTCAGCAAGTTCTGGCGTACCGCCACCGTCGTGGCCACCACCGGCGTTCTGGCCGTCGGCTGCGCCGGCGGCGCCAGTGACGTCGTCGGCGGCGATCAGGGCGCTGCGAATGCCGATACCACGCTGACGCTCGTCGCCTATGCCGTGCCCGAACCGGGTTGGAGCAAGATCATCCCGGCGTTCGCCGCCAGCGAGAAAGGCAAGGGCGTTGCCGTGCGGACTTCGTACGGCGCCTCGGGCGATCAGTCTCGGGCTGTGGCCGACGGCAAGCCGGCCGACATCGTGAACTTCTCGGTCGAACCCGATGTGGCCCGGCTGGTCAAGGCCGACAAGGTGGCCGACGACTGGAGCGCAGGCAATACGAAGGGAATCCCGTTCGGTTCTGTGGTGTCATTGGTGGTGCGCAAGGGTAACCCCAAGGGCATCAAGGACTGGGATGATCTGCTGCAGCCCGGGCTTGAGGTGGTCACCCCGAGCCCGCTGAGTTCAGGTTCGGCCAAGTGGAACCTGCTGGCCCCGTATGCGGCAAAGAGTAACGGTGGCAAGGATTCTGAGGCCGGTCTCGACTTCGTCAACAAGCTGGTGACCGAGCACGTCAAGACCCGCCCGAGTTCGGGCCGGGAGGCCACCGATGTGTTCCTGCAGGGCACCGGCGACGTACTGATCAGCTACGAGAACGAGGCGATCAACGTCGAGCGGCAGGGCAAGCCCGTCGAACACGTCAATCCGCCGCAGACCTTCAAGATCGAGAACCCGGTGGCGGTCGTCAAGACCAGCGCCCACGCCGACAAGGCCAAGGCCCTGCAGAACTTCCTGTTCACCCCCGAGGGCCAGAAGCTCTGGGCCGAGGCCGGATTCCGTCCGGTCGACCCGGCGGTGGCGGCGGACTTCGTCAAGGACTTCCCGACGCCGGCGAAGCTGTGGACGATCGCCGATCTGGGTGGATGGAATGAAGTCGACCCGTCGTTGTTCGACAAGGACAACGGTTCGATCACCAACATCTACAAGCAGGCGACTGGATGACGGTAGTCAAACAGACCGATGCAGCCCAGTCCGCGCCGGCGGATCCCACCGGCGGCGCGCGGCCCGGCCGCTACGGCAGCACGTCGCTGCGCGTCGGCGCGGCCTCGATCTGGCTGAGCGTCATCGTGCTGCTGCCGTTGGCGGCGATCCTGTGGCAGGCGGCGGGCGGCGGATGGAACGCCTTCTGGTCGGCGGTCACCTCGAACGCGGCGCTGGATTCGTTCCGGGTGACACTGACCATCTCGACCGGTGTGACGGTGGTGAACCTTTTCTTCGGCCTGGTGGTGGCCTGGGTGCTGACCCGCGACGACTTCCCGGGGAAGCGGCTGGTCGATTCCGTGATCGATCTTCCCTTTGCCCTGCCGACGATCGTGGCGAGCCTGGTGATGCTGGCGCTGTACGGGCCGGCCAGCCCGGTCGGGCTGCACCTGCAGCACACCAAATGGGGTGTCGGCATCGCGCTGCTGTTCGTCACGCTGCCGTTCGTGGTGCGTTCGGTGCAACCGGTGTTGCTCGAACTCGACCAGGAGACCGAGGAGGCCGCCGCGTCGCTGGGGGCCAGCAACCGGGTCATCTTCGGCAAGGTGATCCTGCCGGCGCTACTGCCCGCCCTGCTGTCCGGGGCCGGCCTGGCGTTCTCGCGGGCCATCGGTGAATTCGGTTCGGTCGTGCTGATCGGCGGTGCGATTCCCGGCGAGACCGAGGTGTCCTCACAGTGGATCCGGACCCTGATCGAGAACGACGATCGAACCGGTGCCGCGGCGATCTCCATTGTGTTGCTGCTGATCTCGTTCGCGGTGCTGTTCGTGTTGCGGGCAGTGGGTTCACGCGCGGCCAAACGTGAGGAGCTTGCGGCATGACGCTCTCGCCACGGGTGCGCTACCTGCTGCGCTTTCTGGCGCTGGGCTATGTGGCGGTGCTGGTCGCGGTCCCGGTCGGGCTGATCCTCTGGCGCACCTTCGGGCCGGGTGTCGGTGCGTTCTTCGCATCGGTGGGCACGCCTGCGGCGATCTCGGCGCTGAACCTGTCGCTGTTGGTGGTGGCCATCGTGGTGCCGCTGAATGTGTTGTTCGGCGTTCCGACCGCTCTGGTGCTGGCGCGCAACCGGTTCCGCGGCAAGAGCGCCTTGCAGGCGGTCGTCGACCTGCCGTTCGCCGTGTCACCGGTGGTCGTCGGTGTCGCGCTGATCCTGCTGTGGGGATCGGCGGGGCTGCTGGGCTTCGTCGAGAACGATCTCGGATTCAAGATCATCTTCGGACTCCCGGGCATCGTGCTGGCCAGCATCTTCGTCACGGTGCCGTTCGTGATTCGTGAGGTCGAACCGGTGTTGCACGAGATCGGCACCGACCAGGAGGAAGCCGCCGCGACACTGGGATCGACCTGGTGGCAGACGTTCTGGCGGATCACCCTGCCGTCGATCCGGTGGGGTCTGACCTACGGCATCGTGCTCACCGTCGCCCGCACGCTGGGGGAGTTCGGTGCGGTGATCATGGTGTCCTCGAACCTGCCGGGGACCTCCCAGACCCTGACGCTGCTGGTGGCCGACCGCTACAACCGCGGTACCGCCGAGTCGGTGTACGGGGCATACGCCATCTCGACTTTGCTCATGGCGGTGGCAGTGATCGTCCTGGTCGTTCAGGTGATCCTCGACCGTCGACGAATCAAGGCCGCGCAGTAGGCCGGGGAAGGAGACAAGACCTATGACCGACGCGATCGTGGTTCGGGGCGCCAACAAGCGTTACGGTGATTTTGCGGCGCTCGACAACATCGACTTCGAGGTGCCGTCGGGTTCGTTGACCGCACTGCTGGGCCCGAGCGGCTCGGGCAAGTCCACCCTGCTGCGCGCCATCGCGGGACTGGATCAACCCGACAGCGGGACCATCACCATCAACGGCCGCGACGTCACCGGGATACCGCCGCAGCGCCGCGATATCGGATTCGTGTTCCAACACTATGCGGCGTTCAAACACCTGACGGTCCGCGACAACGTGGCATTCGGCCTCAAGATTCGCAAGCGTCCCAAGGCCGAGGTCAAGGAGAAGGTCGACAACCTGCTGGAAGTGGTGGGCCTGGCCGGTTTTCAGACGCGCTACCCCAATCAGCTCTCCGGTGGTCAGCGCCAGCGGATGGCACTGGCGCGGGCGCTGGCGGTAGATCCGCAGGTGCTGCTGCTCGACGAGCCGTTCGGGGCGCTGGACGCCAAGGTGCGTGACGACCTCCGGACCTGGCTGCGCCGCCTGCACGACGAGGTGCACGTCACCACGGTGCTGGTGACACACGACCAGGCCGAGGCGCTGGATGTGGCGGACCGGATCGCGGTGCTCAACAAGGGGCGCATCGAACAGGTCGGTTCGCCGACCGAGGTGTATGACGAGCCTGCCAACGCGTTCGTGATGTCGTTCCTCGGCGCGGTGTCCGAGCTCAACGGAATTCTGGTGCGGCCCCACGATATTCGGGTGGGGCGTACACCCGAGATGGCCTTTGCCGCCGGTGACGGCACGGCCGAGGCCACCGGGGTGCTGCGGGCCACCATCGACCGGATCGTGATGCTGG
Protein-coding regions in this window:
- a CDS encoding glycoside hydrolase family 15 protein — translated: MVLQQTEPTDVVAAAESTPGTPTSVPGPLTVTAPVPYSSAGALRNPFPPIADYGFLSDCENTCLISSAGSVEWLCVPRPDSPSVFGAILDRNAGHFRLGPYGVTVPSARRYLPGSLILETTWQTHTGWLIVRDALVMGPWHDIETRSRTHRRTPMDWDAEHILLRTVRCVSGTVELVMNCEPAFDYHRVSASWEYSGPAYGEAIARASVNPDSHPTMRLTTNLRIGIEGREARARTRLTEGDNVFVALSWSRHPAPQTFEEASDKMWTTSESWRQWINIGDFPDHPWRSYLQRSALTLKGLTYSPTGALLAAPTTSLPETPQGERNWDYRYSWIRDSTFALWGLYTLGLDREADDFFAFIADVSGANNGERHPLQVMYGVGGERSLVEEELHHLSGYDGARPVRIGNGAYNQMQHDIWGTMLDSVYLHAKSREQIPEALWPVLKNQVEEALKHWKEPDRGIWEVRGEPQHFTSSKIMCWVALDRGSKLAELQGEKSYAQQWRAMAEEIKADVLARGVDSRGVLTQRYGDDALDASLLLAVLTRFLPSDDPRVRATVLAIADELTEDGLVLRYRVHETDDGLSGEEGTFTICSFWLVSALVEIGEVSRAKHLLERLLSFASPLHLYAEEIEPRTGRHLGNFPQAFTHLALINAVVHVIRAEEESDSSGVFQPANAPM
- a CDS encoding sulfate ABC transporter substrate-binding protein translates to MPANKPHFSKFWRTATVVATTGVLAVGCAGGASDVVGGDQGAANADTTLTLVAYAVPEPGWSKIIPAFAASEKGKGVAVRTSYGASGDQSRAVADGKPADIVNFSVEPDVARLVKADKVADDWSAGNTKGIPFGSVVSLVVRKGNPKGIKDWDDLLQPGLEVVTPSPLSSGSAKWNLLAPYAAKSNGGKDSEAGLDFVNKLVTEHVKTRPSSGREATDVFLQGTGDVLISYENEAINVERQGKPVEHVNPPQTFKIENPVAVVKTSAHADKAKALQNFLFTPEGQKLWAEAGFRPVDPAVAADFVKDFPTPAKLWTIADLGGWNEVDPSLFDKDNGSITNIYKQATG
- the lepA gene encoding translation elongation factor 4, whose product is MLDTHAHQEIPISSFADKTFTAPAQIRNFCIIAHIDHGKSTLADRMLQLTGVVDDRSMRAQYLDRMDIERERGITIKAQNVRLPWKVGDEEFVLHLIDTPGHVDFTYEVSRALEACEGAVLLVDAAQGIEAQTLANLYLALDRDLTVIPVLNKIDLPAADPERYAGELAHIIGCEPSDVLRVSGKTGVGVAELLDEVVRQVPAPTGDADAPARAMIFDSVYDIYRGVVTYVRVVDGKITPREKIAMMSTGATHELLEVGIVSPDPKPSDGLGVGEVGYLITGVKDVRQSKVGDTVTTARKGATEALTGYREPRPMVYSGLYPVDGSDYPVLREALDKLQLNDAALTYEPETSVALGFGFRCGFLGLLHMEITRERLEREFNLDLISTAPNVVYRVIRDDGSESVVTNPSDWPEGKVREVHEPVVKTTVIAPSEFIGTIMELCQSRRGELGGMDYLSPERVELRYTMPLGEIIFDFFDSLKSRTRGYASLDYEEAGEQQADLVKVDILLQGEAVDAFSAIVHKDSAAAYGNKMTTKLKELIPRQQFEVPVQAAIGAKIIARENIRAIRKDVLSKCYGGDITRKRKLLEKQKEGKKRMKTIGRVEVPQEAFVAALSTDAASDKPKK
- a CDS encoding type II toxin-antitoxin system PemK/MazF family toxin yields the protein MASQWKAFQQVLKDVRDGAGHLVFNEAPKFVRQLQTTDNVPRTVQQGIQQGLQQGIRLGLGVLAGATAPPPQAITAGRPVSKNSVPTAHRARKVVYAPDLDGRADPGEIVWTWVVYEDDPTQGKDRPVLVVGRDQRTLLGLMLSSQDYHRDEPDWIGIGTGTWDYDGRPSWVRLDRVLDVPEEGIRREGAILDRSRFEAVAVRLRAQYSWS
- the cysW gene encoding sulfate ABC transporter permease subunit CysW: MTLSPRVRYLLRFLALGYVAVLVAVPVGLILWRTFGPGVGAFFASVGTPAAISALNLSLLVVAIVVPLNVLFGVPTALVLARNRFRGKSALQAVVDLPFAVSPVVVGVALILLWGSAGLLGFVENDLGFKIIFGLPGIVLASIFVTVPFVIREVEPVLHEIGTDQEEAAATLGSTWWQTFWRITLPSIRWGLTYGIVLTVARTLGEFGAVIMVSSNLPGTSQTLTLLVADRYNRGTAESVYGAYAISTLLMAVAVIVLVVQVILDRRRIKAAQ
- a CDS encoding Ms4533A family Cys-rich leader peptide, whose protein sequence is MYAASGNLESHVLALIAVGSRAVADVACCR
- a CDS encoding GNAT family N-acetyltransferase, which produces MAAVDVRPPCKSDVKPLAAVLGRAFYDDPVMSWMLPDDPHRRRALARMFATMTRRHFLAGGGSEVAVRAGVIGAAALWDPPGCWRHTPLQELLMMPGFARAFGRRAGRGQQVAGLMKKHHPEEPHWYLAVIGSDPTVRGGGFGHVLMRSRLDRVDAEHAPAYLESSNPDNVPYYLRFGFEVTGEIALPDGGPVMTAMWRRPR
- the cysT gene encoding sulfate ABC transporter permease subunit CysT; protein product: MTVVKQTDAAQSAPADPTGGARPGRYGSTSLRVGAASIWLSVIVLLPLAAILWQAAGGGWNAFWSAVTSNAALDSFRVTLTISTGVTVVNLFFGLVVAWVLTRDDFPGKRLVDSVIDLPFALPTIVASLVMLALYGPASPVGLHLQHTKWGVGIALLFVTLPFVVRSVQPVLLELDQETEEAAASLGASNRVIFGKVILPALLPALLSGAGLAFSRAIGEFGSVVLIGGAIPGETEVSSQWIRTLIENDDRTGAAAISIVLLLISFAVLFVLRAVGSRAAKREELAA
- a CDS encoding CBS domain-containing protein codes for the protein MRIADVLKTKGTAVVTISPETTVTELLAGLTELNIGAMVVIGPGGLAGIVSERDVVRKLHERGSSLLSQPVSEIMTTVVATCTPRDTVDHLSALMTENRVRHIPVLDGGRLAGIVSIGDVVKTRMEELEAEQEQLQAYITQSR
- a CDS encoding sulfate/molybdate ABC transporter ATP-binding protein, with the translated sequence MTDAIVVRGANKRYGDFAALDNIDFEVPSGSLTALLGPSGSGKSTLLRAIAGLDQPDSGTITINGRDVTGIPPQRRDIGFVFQHYAAFKHLTVRDNVAFGLKIRKRPKAEVKEKVDNLLEVVGLAGFQTRYPNQLSGGQRQRMALARALAVDPQVLLLDEPFGALDAKVRDDLRTWLRRLHDEVHVTTVLVTHDQAEALDVADRIAVLNKGRIEQVGSPTEVYDEPANAFVMSFLGAVSELNGILVRPHDIRVGRTPEMAFAAGDGTAEATGVLRATIDRIVMLGFEVRVELTGAATHVPFIAQITRGDAEALGLREGDTVYVRATRVPQIAGGMQSLLSHKESGDDAENSSDEDEALTVR
- a CDS encoding class I SAM-dependent methyltransferase yields the protein MSEKDRRRWDAAYTDGESESDAVPALPQVFGDQAGRFPVTGSALDIACGTGKGSVWLARRGLAVWGLDVSAVAIDEARQAAARHGVAERCRFDVADLDEGLPAGPPVDVVLCHRFRDPGLYPSLAARLRPGGLLAICVLSEVGAEPGRFRAGPGELAAAFAGLETLGAAEGDGQAWLVARAAATAR